A window of Aeromicrobium duanguangcaii genomic DNA:
AGATCGAGCAGTTCTACATCGCCGGCGAGGACGAGACGTACGTGCTGACCTTCTCGTTCAGCCGGACCGCCCCCGACGCCGATCGCCAGGCGGCCATCGACCATGTGCTGAAGAGCTGGTCCTGGGCCGACTGAAGCCCCGGTCCCTACGATGGCCGGAGCCGGGCCAACCGAGGCGACGCAGGCCCGGACCATCGCCGCGCGGCGGCGACCCCCGACTGTGAGGACGAGCATGACCACCACGACCCGTGAGATCCATCTGGCCCAGCGACCCACCGGCCTGCCGGGACCGGAGACCTACCGGTTCGTCGAGCGGGAGCTGCGCAACCTGCGCGAGGGTGACGTGCTCGTCGAGAACATCGTCCTGACGGTCGACCCGTACATGCGGCCGCGGATGAACGACGTGAAGTCGTACGTCCCGCCGTTCAAGCTCGACCACGCGCTCGACGGCGGCGCCGTGGGCGTGGTCGTCGAGTCGCGGTCGGAGGCGCTGCCCGTGGGCACCGTCGTGAGCCACGGCCTGGGTTGGCGCGAGCACGCCGTCCTCGCGGACAAGTACGCCAAGAGGATCGAGTTGAACGGCCTGCCGTCCTCGTACTTCCTGGGCGTGCTCGGCATGCCGGGCATGACCGCCTACGCCGGCCTGTTCGACGTCGCAGCCTTCCAACCCGGCGACTCCGTCTTCGTGTCGGCGGCCGCCGGCGCCGTGGGCAGCCTCGTGGGCCAGTTCGCGCGCCTCGGCGGCGCCGACCGCGTGGTCGGCAGTGCCGGCTCGGCCGAGAAGGTCGCCCTGCTGGTCGACGAGCTGAAGTTCGACGCCGCGATCAACTACCGCGACGGTGACGTGATGGGCCAGGTCGGCGCCGCGTTCCCCGACGGCTTCGACGTGTACTTCGACAACGTGGGCGGCGACCACCTGGAGGCGGCGCTCGAGCACATCAACGAGCGCGGCCGGATGGCGCTGTGCGGCTCGATCTCGGGGTACAACGACCCGAACGCCAGCGGCCCGCGCAACATGTTCAAGGCGGTGGGCAAGCGACTCACGATGCGCGGCTTCATCGTCGGCGACCACGAGGACCTGCGACCCCAGTTCGAGGCGAAGGTCGGCCAGTGGCTCCGCGACGGCGACCTCGCCTACCGCGAGACCACCTGGAACGGCCTCGACGCCATGCCCGAGGCGTTCGCCGGCCTGCTCACCGGCGCGAACACCGGCAAGGCGATCGTGCGCCTGCGCGAGGATCCCGCGTCCTGACCGGTGGGCCCCGTGGGACTCGAACCCACAACCCGCGGATTAAAAGTCCGCTGCTCTGCCAATTGAGCTAGAGGCCCGGGACGTCGGGACCGGCGTCCGGAGGACTCCGGACGGTCCGCCACGTCCACGAGCGAGTATCGCAGAGGCCCCAGGCGTGCGGCGGCGGCACGGTGGGGCGGTCGAGTACCGATGCGGTGAAATCGCCACTCGAGTCACTCTGGTTCCGATAGTGTGGAGCGCCAGACGCGGGCCTGAGCGGGCCCACCGTCCGATGGGGAGCAGTGTGGACGCCACCGGTCTGGCCCCCGAAGGAGTCCTCAGTGCGTCTGCGCGGATCTCGTCTTGCCCTCCTGACAGCAGCAGCGGCGGTGGCCTTCAGTGGCCTCTCCATCGCGCCGGCCACTGCCGTTTCGGACACCAGCACGTGGACGGGTCTCGGCGCCGACAGCAAGTGGTCGACCGCAGGCAACTGGGACATCGTGCCGAGCGCGGGAGCGAACCTCGTCTTCCCCGACATCTCGGACTCGGCGCGGCACACCAGCGTCAACGACTTCGCCGCCGGGACAGCCTTCGGCACGATCACGGTTCAGGACAGCGGTTATGCCATCAGTGGCGCCTCGCTCGTCCCGACGGGAGTGGCCGCGGATTTCAGCGGAACCTCGACCATCAGCGCTCCGCTTCGCCTGTCGGCATCCGAGCCGGTCACGTCCGTCGCGGGGGCGGCCACGCTCGCCCTCTCGGGCACGCTGACCGGTGCCTCGGGCTTCACGAAGAGCGGTACGGGCACCCTGACGCTGTCGGCGGCGAACTCCTACGCCGGGGTCACCCGGGTGGACGCCGGCACCTTGGCGATCGCGAACAGTTCAGCCCTGGGCGCCTGGTCCACCGATAACGGGACCGAGGTCTCGGCCGGCGCCACTCTCGAGGTTCGCGACACGATCAACACCAGCGAGCCGATCCGCATCGCCGGCGACGGCGTCGGCGGCGCGGGTGCGCTGGACAACGGCACGGGCAACAACGTCGTCCAGGGGGTCACCATGACGGGCGACAGCACCATCGGCGGCGCGGCCGGCACCTTCCTGCTCATCCCCTCGACCCTGGGCCAGAGCGGGGGATCCGCGCGCCTGACCAAGGCCGGCGCCGGCATCCTGGACGTCCTGGCCACGGCGTCGCACACCGGAGGGACGGTCGTCGCTGCGGGCACACTCGCGACCGAGGGCACCGTGGGCGGTCCTGTGGCCGTCCGGGCCGGAGCGACCGTCTCGGGCGCGGGCGGAAACCTCGGCGACGTGACGTCTTCCGGCGGCACCGTCACTGCCGGCTACTCGTCGTCACCGTTCAGCTCCGATGCCGCTTCCCTGACGCTGGACTCGAGCTCGACGTTCCACGCCCAGCTCAACGGTCCGGCCGAGGGCAACGGTTCGACCGGGCACTCCCGCCTCCACATCGCGCGGGACGTCCAACTCGCCGGCGCCACGCTGACCGCCGCGATCGGCGGCGGTTACGCCCCGTCCCCCGGGGCCGAGCTCACGATCATCGCGGTGGCGGGCGCGACCGCGATCACCGGAACCTTCAAGGATCTGCCCGAGGGTGCCCTCGTGACGCCGACCGGTGGTGCGGGCGGCAAGTTCCGCATCAGCTACATCGGCGGTACCGGCAACGACATCGTGCTCACGTACTTCGCCGGCAGCACCACGGCTCTGACCGTCTCCCCGAACCCGTCGGCGCCGGGCCAGACTGTGACGCTCAAGGCGTCGGTGCAGCCGACGAACGCGACGGGAACCGTGACCTTCACGGACGGCGCGACCACGCTGGGCACCTCCTCGCTCGTGAACGGGACCGCGACCCTGACGACAGCTGCCCTGGCGAAGGGTGTGCACTCGCTCACCGCCACCTACAACGGAGACGAGAGCTTCGTGCCGAGCGCCTCGACGACTGTCACCCAGTCCGTCGTGGAGCCGGACCCGGTCCCGGACACGCGCATCACCGAGGGCCCGGTCGAGGGCTCGGTGGACAACCCGATGACCGCATCGTTCACGTTCGACAGCCCTGACTCCGACGTGGCGTCGTACGAGTGCAGCCTGGACGGCGCGGCCTTCGCGGCGTGCGCCAGCCCGGCGGCCTACTCCGGGCTGAACGGCGGCAACCACACGTTCTCGGTCCGGGCGGTCGACGAGGGAGGCCAGCGCGACCCGACCCCTGCCGTGCGCAGCTGGTCGGTGACGGGCTCGTTCGTCGTGACCGGAGGTCTCGCGATCACCGGCACGGCCAAGGTGGGCCAGACGCTGACCGCCATGTCCACGGTGGGCACGACCCCGGCCTCCACCTCGGTCTCAGGTCAGTGGTGGCGCGGCGAGACCCCGATCCCGGGGGCGACGGGGACGACCTATGTCCTGACGAACGACGACGTGTCCTCGGTCATCTCCTACCGCGAAACGCGCACGCGGACGGGCTACCGGTCGATCACGATCTCGAGCGGCGAGAGCGAGGTGGTCACTGGCGGCATCATCACGCTGGACGCGCCGACCATCTCCGGCGAGGCGCGCGTCGACGAGGTGCTGACCGCGACGCCGGGTTCCGTCAGTCCCTCCGACGCCGCGGTCACCCTGACGTGGCACGTCGACGGGGAGACCACCGGCGTCAGCGGTCCCACCTACACGGTGCAGCCGGCCGATGTGGGCCTGCCGATCACGGTGACGGCCCGCGCGACCAAGAACGACCACGACCCGGTGAGCAGGACCTCCGTGGCCACGGACGACGTCGCCAAGGCCGTCTTCGCGACCGCGCCGAGCGCCACGGTCTCCGGCGTGCTCAAGGTGGGCGAGGAGCTCACGGCGGGGCACGGATCGCCCACACCGGAGCCGGACTCGATGACGTACCAGTGGTTCGCCGGCGGCGACGCGATCACGGGCGCCACATCGCGCACCTTCACGGTCCAGAAGGCGCAGCAGGGCCTGCCGATCACCGTCACCGTCACCGCGGTACGCGCCGGTTACGTCGACGCCTCGAACACCTCGTTCGCCTCCGCGCCCGTGGTGACGAACAGGGCGCCGAGCCTGACGCTCACCCCGACGGCGAAGCGCCTGCGCCAGGGGAAGTCGACCACCTTGTCGTGGACGAGTGACGACGCCGTCACGCTGAAGGCCTCCGGCGCCTGGTCCGGGACGAAGGCGGCTTCGGGGAACGAGACCGTCAAGCCCGCACGCGCCGGCACGCAGACGTACGTCCTGTCGGCGACGAACGCCGCGGGAACGACGACCGCGCAGGTCGCCATCCAGGTCGCCCTCCCGCCGAAGAAGCTGAAGCTGAAGGCCCGCGCGAGCGTGAAGGCGGGGCGCACGTTCTCCGTCTCGACCTCGGGCCTGGCTCCTCGCGAGGTCTACACCGTCCGCATCGGCGGCAAGAAGGTCGCGTCGGGCAAGGCGTCGTCGGCCGGCAGGGTCAAGCGCACGGTGCGCGTGCCTGCCTCGACCAAGGCCGGCAAGCGACTCGTCCGGGTCTCCGGTTCGCTGACGGACCGCACGGGCACGCGACGGATCAAGGTCGTGAAGGTCAAGCCTCGGGCGAAGGCGCTGACGTTGAGCCTGCGCGAGTCCTCGGTGCGCGCGTCCGACGACCAGCGGATCACCGTCCGCAACCTGCGACCCGGCGAGAAGGTCGAGGTGCGGTACCTCGGCCTGCGCATCTCCGCCGAGGGCGCCCGAGCCGACGCGAAGGGCGTCTACGTCAAGACCTTCGACGTCGGGATCACGTGGGGGCCCAAGACGGTCACCGCGACCGGACTGACCACTGGACGATCGGTGTCGGGGCGGTTCTCCGTCGTGAACCGGTGCCCGCAGGGCGGCTTCTACTGCTCCTGAGGGCGGCGGGTCAGCCGCGGCGGAGGAGCGAGCGCGCCTTGCGGGCGACCCGGGCGAGGAAGCCGCGCAGGGTCATCGTCTCGAGCCGGACGAGCCGCGCGGTGAGGTCGTCGATCCGCTCCTGCTGCCGCTTGAGCTTGGCATCGCGCTGGTCGCCGAGGCGGGCGTGCCGGGTCCCCGCGCCCTGGTAGGTCGGGGTGTTGAACGGGTACTCGTAGCGCTGGGGGTGGCGGGTCAGGTCG
This region includes:
- a CDS encoding NADP-dependent oxidoreductase, encoding MRTSMTTTTREIHLAQRPTGLPGPETYRFVERELRNLREGDVLVENIVLTVDPYMRPRMNDVKSYVPPFKLDHALDGGAVGVVVESRSEALPVGTVVSHGLGWREHAVLADKYAKRIELNGLPSSYFLGVLGMPGMTAYAGLFDVAAFQPGDSVFVSAAAGAVGSLVGQFARLGGADRVVGSAGSAEKVALLVDELKFDAAINYRDGDVMGQVGAAFPDGFDVYFDNVGGDHLEAALEHINERGRMALCGSISGYNDPNASGPRNMFKAVGKRLTMRGFIVGDHEDLRPQFEAKVGQWLRDGDLAYRETTWNGLDAMPEAFAGLLTGANTGKAIVRLREDPAS
- a CDS encoding Ig-like domain repeat protein — translated: MAFSGLSIAPATAVSDTSTWTGLGADSKWSTAGNWDIVPSAGANLVFPDISDSARHTSVNDFAAGTAFGTITVQDSGYAISGASLVPTGVAADFSGTSTISAPLRLSASEPVTSVAGAATLALSGTLTGASGFTKSGTGTLTLSAANSYAGVTRVDAGTLAIANSSALGAWSTDNGTEVSAGATLEVRDTINTSEPIRIAGDGVGGAGALDNGTGNNVVQGVTMTGDSTIGGAAGTFLLIPSTLGQSGGSARLTKAGAGILDVLATASHTGGTVVAAGTLATEGTVGGPVAVRAGATVSGAGGNLGDVTSSGGTVTAGYSSSPFSSDAASLTLDSSSTFHAQLNGPAEGNGSTGHSRLHIARDVQLAGATLTAAIGGGYAPSPGAELTIIAVAGATAITGTFKDLPEGALVTPTGGAGGKFRISYIGGTGNDIVLTYFAGSTTALTVSPNPSAPGQTVTLKASVQPTNATGTVTFTDGATTLGTSSLVNGTATLTTAALAKGVHSLTATYNGDESFVPSASTTVTQSVVEPDPVPDTRITEGPVEGSVDNPMTASFTFDSPDSDVASYECSLDGAAFAACASPAAYSGLNGGNHTFSVRAVDEGGQRDPTPAVRSWSVTGSFVVTGGLAITGTAKVGQTLTAMSTVGTTPASTSVSGQWWRGETPIPGATGTTYVLTNDDVSSVISYRETRTRTGYRSITISSGESEVVTGGIITLDAPTISGEARVDEVLTATPGSVSPSDAAVTLTWHVDGETTGVSGPTYTVQPADVGLPITVTARATKNDHDPVSRTSVATDDVAKAVFATAPSATVSGVLKVGEELTAGHGSPTPEPDSMTYQWFAGGDAITGATSRTFTVQKAQQGLPITVTVTAVRAGYVDASNTSFASAPVVTNRAPSLTLTPTAKRLRQGKSTTLSWTSDDAVTLKASGAWSGTKAASGNETVKPARAGTQTYVLSATNAAGTTTAQVAIQVALPPKKLKLKARASVKAGRTFSVSTSGLAPREVYTVRIGGKKVASGKASSAGRVKRTVRVPASTKAGKRLVRVSGSLTDRTGTRRIKVVKVKPRAKALTLSLRESSVRASDDQRITVRNLRPGEKVEVRYLGLRISAEGARADAKGVYVKTFDVGITWGPKTVTATGLTTGRSVSGRFSVVNRCPQGGFYCS